In a genomic window of Pseudomonadota bacterium:
- a CDS encoding heme NO-binding domain-containing protein, whose protein sequence is MKGIIFNLLEGFITDNYGEDEYEGVLSRCQLKMGDPGVIVGPGTYPDEDFMQIVAETARLLDNSVPDVFRAFGRYAIPKLVERYPRFFSPYSHPKDFLKTVDFIHHIEIVKLYKDAETPKFSAEDPFADTLVMKYSSARKLCYLVEGLIDGLADHYGVPIEHSQTRCMIHGDEQCVFNLRFEG, encoded by the coding sequence AATTACGGTGAGGATGAATATGAGGGGGTGCTGTCGCGATGCCAGCTGAAGATGGGGGACCCCGGAGTTATCGTCGGTCCCGGGACATACCCTGATGAAGACTTCATGCAAATCGTTGCTGAAACAGCGCGATTGCTGGACAATTCTGTGCCTGATGTTTTCCGTGCCTTCGGCAGATATGCCATCCCGAAACTCGTCGAAAGGTACCCCCGGTTTTTCAGTCCCTACAGCCATCCGAAGGATTTTCTGAAGACGGTTGATTTCATCCACCACATCGAAATCGTCAAACTCTATAAAGATGCCGAGACCCCGAAATTTTCTGCCGAAGATCCTTTTGCTGATACCCTTGTCATGAAATATTCCTCTGCACGAAAATTGTGTTATCTTGTGGAGGGACTCATTGACGGGCTTGCCGATCATTATGGGGTGCCCATCGAACACAGTCAGACAAGATGCATGATTCATGGAGACGAGCAATGCGTATTCAATCTGAGGTTTGAAGGGTAG